The Flavobacterium psychrotrophum region CTGCGTGCACCTGTAGCAATGATAATGTTATCTGCGCTTAGTTCGGTTACGTTTCCGTCTTTATCGGTAACGTCAATTTTTTTGCCCGGCTTTACTTTACCGGTTCCGAATATAACTTCGATCTTGTTCTTTTTCATAAGGAACTGAACACCTTTGCTCATACCCTCTGCAACGTTACGGCTGCGGGCTACAACGGCACCAAAATCCTTGTCAAACTCTTTTATGGTTAGGCCATAGTCTGAGGCATGTTTCAGGTAATCAAATACCTGTGCACTTTTTAAAAGCGCTTTTGTAGGGATACAACCCCAGTTAAGGCAGATGCCGCCCAGGTTTTCCTTTTCTACAATGGCTACCTTAAAGCCCAGTTGCGATGCCCTGATGGCGGTAACATATCCGCCGGGACCGCTGCCTAAAACAATGATATCGTATTTCATTAGCTTGTAATATTTCGCGTTAAGATTAATGCGGTACGAAATTAAGGATTAATTTAGAATTAGGGAAATGTTTTGGAGATTGAAAAATTGAAAGATTAGTCCTGTAACAATGGTAACTCAAATGTAAATATGTTTAACCCAATAAGTTTATTTTCTTTAACGTCCTTAAAGTAATTAAGTTTACTATCGTGAGCCAATAAAATTTGTTGAGCTATGTATAATCCCATTCCTATCCCTTCCTTTGAAAATTCCTCGCCAAATGGATCTCTAAAAAATTTTTCAAATATTTTATTTTCATTTTCATCTGAAACTATTGGTCCAATATTTTTAATTATTACCCTTACATTATTGCCTGATTGTTCAAATTTAATTTCAATTGTTGAATTTGGAACGGAATATTTGAGGGCGTTATCCAATAAAATTAATGGAATGAATTCAATCGATTCGTAACAATATGAATTATCAATCCATGTTTCTCGGCTTACTTCTATATTTATATCCCTTTTTTTAGTTGAAAGATGATTAAAAAGCTTTGTGATTTTTTCAAATAATTGAAAAATATTAATATTTCTTTTTGACCCAAAAATTATACTTTTTGGGTTTATAATAACATCAACCATTCTTAGTTGTGAAGTAATAAGTTCTAATGAATTGTATAAATCCTTGTAGGAACGGTCACTACCTTCAATTTTTTCTAAAAATGTATTTCCAGGAAGCTTATTTATAATATCCTGTGTACAAGAGAAAAAGATTGTCATGGATGTTTTAAAATCATGAAACATTGAAAAGTTTTTTTCAATTGTTTCGTTTACTCTTTTTTCAATATAGTTTTCAATTCTACTAAGTTTTTCAGTATGTTCAACTAATTTTTTTCTCTCGATAATATAGTCTCTACGCACATCTTTTCTGCCTTGTGGCACATCTTTATTATCATTATAGATTAAGCCATTGTATATAACCTTTGTATCACCAATTTCATGTAAATAATTGTTGTATCCTTTTGAACAGATATAATCTTTATTGTAATAAGAGTCAAAAAGATTTAAGCAATCCTTTTCTTTGCATCTCTCACTGCACGTTTTATTCTGCGCTAAACTTATCGAATCATGAAATTCATTATTTAAAATAAAAGGTAAATTAGAGATACCTGATAATAACTCAACGTCCATTTTTATAAAACTTTAAAATTGTTTGACTTAAGCTAGTGATTTCTTGAATTAGCGTGTGGTCCGTATGGTTTAAAAACTTTAGAGTAGAATTCCAGTCAGGATCTGAGTTTCTCTTAATTGCTTTAGCAATTTCATTATTAATATTTTTTGTGTTTTTAGCATCGATATGATGATCGTGTAGTTTCTTATTTAACGCACTAATATATCGACTAGGTTTAAATTGAGTCGTGATTAAATTATCTAAAGTTGATTTAATACGCAGAAAATCACTGGGTTTTGTTATATTATCATCTGCCATTTGAAAAAATTGCACTTTGCTTAAATCATAGCTATGTTGAGAGTATGAAATAATTATTTGAGAAGAATTTTTTTTCTTAAGTTCCACAAGAACTCCTAATCCATCATCGTCAGATATATGTTGTGCAACTCCTTTAATGTCAAGTACTATTATATCGAAATACCCTGACTCCAACTTCCCGTAGTCTTTTACAGTATCCCATTTAGTAATGTTGTAACCCTCATTTGTGAATAGTTCTATTGGGAAACTATTTTCGTCATCAATAACAACGATTCTTGTCCTTCTCTTTTGTTCGTGAAATTCACTATTAAAATTGAAAGTATTTAAGTCAATTCTATTTTCATACCATAGAAAATTTTTTTGGCTACCAGTAAAATGATTATAGCATTTTGTGGCAGTAAAATTTATGAGAGAACCGCCAACTGTAGCTGCCGTTCCAAATAATAACTCTTCCATAAAGTTGAGTGATTTAATTAAAAATTGGTTGATAATATCAAAATTAACATATTTTTATCAAATGTATGGTGAAATATTTTCAAATGTTATTCAGTTATAACCACAAAAAAACCGCTTCTCAATGAGAAGCGGCCTTTCAATTTAAACCCTATATTATTTAGTAAACTACTTTTACAGTAAGTTCAAACTCATCATAAACAGCTTTGTCGCCAATGCCTTCGAAGAAGTTTTTAGAACCAAAAGTAATTCCGTATTTAGTCCTGTCTACGTTAAATGCAGTAGCAGCAGCATTTTTACCTGTAGTAAGGTCAAAAGTTACAGGAGCTGTTTTGCCTTTAATAGTAAGGTCAGCTGTAACTGTGTAAACGTTTTTAGATTTTTCTTTAACTGAAGTAAACACTAAAGTAGAAGTAGCAAATTTATCAGTACCAAAGAAATCGTCAGCTTTAAGGTGGCCTTCAAGTTTCTCTTTACCTTCACCTGCTTTAAGGTCAGTAGCAGTAATAGAAGTCATGTCGATAGTAAAAGTACCGCCGGTAAGTTTACCACCTTTCCATACAAGGCTACCATCTTTAAAGTTTACAGTACCATTGTGAGAACCTGTTACTTTTTTACCAACCCATGCAATGCTACTTTTAGCGGCATCGATTTTTTTAGTTTGTGCTGTAGCCGTAAGTGTTGTAAGCGCTACTACGAAAGCAATTGCAATTGTTTTTAGATTTTTCATCTGTCGTTAAATTTAAATTAAGGTATTTATTAATTAAAGTGTTATAAATAATTCTTCTTTTGGTTTGCGCACCTTTTTAAGGTGTTGCATCGCATCTTCATCATGGCGGTAACCCACGGCAGCAATAACGGCGGCGTTAAGGCCTTTTTCGTTAAGTCCCAGCAGTTCGTTTACTTTAGCCGGATCAAAACCTTCCATAGCGGTAGTATCTATTTTAAGCAGGGCAGCGCTGTTAACCAGTGTGCTCAGGGCTATGTAAGCCTGCTTGGCTGTCCAGATATTTTTTTGCTCTTCGGTAAGGCCTGCAAGGTAACCCTTAATGTAATCGCCAAAACCGGCAACTTCCTCTTTAGTTAAGCTACGCTGTATGCTAATGTTGTTTGTGTATTTCTCTACATGGTCAGGACCTACGTTAAGCTCATTGGCAAACACAAAAATGTGCGATGCAGCAGTAACAATGTTCTTGTTGTTTCCGCCTACGGCTTCTATAAGCTGGTCTTTAACTTCCTGACTTTCGATAACAAATATCTTATAAGGCTGTAACCCTACAGACGATACGCTAAGGCGCACAGCATCTTTAAGCAGTTCAATTTCTTCCGCAGAAACTTTTTTTGTGTTGTCGTATTTTTTTACGGCATAGCGCCAGTTAAGGCTGTCTATATAATTTTTCATGGTATTATATTAGGGTTCAATGGTCCTGAATTTTTCCAGCAGGTAAATAAGCTGTTCCAGTTCAGGATGGTTAAGGTTATGTGCAAATTTCATTTCAGATTCATCTACAATCGGGTCAAGCTCACTCAGTAAATTCAAGCCTTTTTCGGTAATGCTTATTTCCATCTTACGGCGGTTGTCTGGGCATACCTCACGCTTAACGTAGCCTTTTAGCAACAGTTTATCTACCAGTCGGGTAGTGTTGCTGGTCTTGGCTATCATGCGTTCCTGTATTACGCACATATTGGCAGGTTTGCCTTTTTGTCCGCGGAGTATGCGCAGTACATTAAACTGCTCCGGAGATAGCTCGTACGACTTCATTACATCACTTACCTGTTCGCCTACCAGTTGGGAGGTGTACATCAGGTTCATTATAACCTGCTTGGCCAGCGTCATATTCGGACTTTTTATGATATCCTCTATTTTCATCAGTTCGCAGTTATTTGTAATTGTAACAATTGTAAATACAATATTTGTATATACAAATGTAGTCTAAACAAGTATTACGTCAATATGTTTTGTTGTTAATTTTTTGTTAACAGTGTTAACGCCCCTTTTTATGCCTCGGTTTTAGGTAATTTTATAGAATCAACACCGGGCGTTTGCCTAAGATTACTTATGAAAAAATTACTACTGGCCATTCCGGCCGCGCTTACAATCCTTGCTCTTACTGCGTTTACATTGCAAAAGGGTCAGGGAGAACCCAAACCCACTACCGTTTACACCAATGGTAAAACTACCGTTAAGGCCTACGAGTGGGAGGGACTCAGTTACTTCCTCAATCAAAAGAACGATACTACTTATGTGGTAAACTTTTGGGCTACATGGTGCGTGCCCTGCGTACAGGAGCTGCCCCAATTTGAACAGCTTAACGAAAAGTACAAGGATAAAAAGGTAAAAGTGATACTCGTAAGCCTTGATATGCCCAAGATGGCCGAAAGCCGCCTGTTGCCATTTATCGAAAAGAAGAAGCTTAAAAGCAAAGTAATATTAATGCGTGACCCCGACCAAAATGCCTGGCTGCCCAAGATTGATAAGGACTGGAGTGGCGCCATACCGGCTACCGTGATATATAACAAGGGCAAGCGTAAGTTTTACGAACGCTCTTTTACACTGGCTGAACTTGAAACCGAATTAAATACTTTTAAATAACAATCAATACTTATGAAAGCAATTAAATTTTTAGCATTATTCCTTGCTATGGGTGCCCTTACGGCCTTTACAGCAGATACTCCTGTGGCAGGTTATAAAGTGGGCGATACCGCTGCCGATTTCAGCCTTAAAAATGTAGATGGTAAACAAGTAAGCCTTAAAGACTTTAAGTCGGCTAAAGGGTTTATTGTGGTGTTTACCTGCAACCATTGCCCGTATGCGCAGGCTTATGAAGACCGAATCATTGCGCTCGACAAAAAATACAAGAGCCTGGGATATCCTGTTGTAGCTATTCAGCCAAACGACCCGGTTAAGAGTAAAGACGATAGTTTTGATAAAATGCAGGCCCGTGCCAAAGAAAAAAAATACGGTTTCCCGTACCTTATAGACGAAGGGCAGAAGGTATTCCCGCAATTCGGCGCTACAAAAACACCACACGTTTACATACTTGAAAAAACGGCTAAAGGCAATGTGGTTAAATACATTGGCGCTATCGATGATAACTACGAAGATGCCACTGCTGTAAAACAAAAGTATGTGGAGGGTGCAGTAGATGCTTTGCTAAAAGGTAAAGAAGTTTCGGTTAAAGAAACCAAGGCTATTGGATGTACAATAAAATGATAATATCTTTACGGCACAAACGAAACTTTTTAAAATGAACATAGCACAAGACCAATGGTGGGAAGGCGCTCAGCAAGATACAGACGCTGTTATACTGGACGTTCGCACACCGGCAGAATGGAATGAGGGTATTATTCCCGGAGCCATTAATATAGATATTTACCAGGGCGATGCCTTTATGGATGCGCTTGAAGAGCTTGACAAAAGCAAGGCCTATTATGTGTACTGCCGATCTGGCGCACGTAGTGGCAATGCCTGTAATGTTATGAGCCAGCTGGGCTTTGAAAAAGCCTACAACCTTAGCGGTGGCATCATGGGCTGGAATGGCCCTGTGGTAGCGCCGGAGTAAAGTTGTCGGTTGTCGGTTGTCGGTTGATGGTTGATGGTTGTCGGGAGCTTCACTCAATCGTGTCATTGCGATGAAGAAAAGACCGTGGCAATCTCATAATTCTGGCACATTGCTTTAAAAAACAAAACCCCGAAACGAATTATCGCTTCGGGGTTTTTCTATGGATATTGTTGCTAAAAATCCGTTTAAATCTGCGATTCCGAAGCACCCGCGTCACCCGCGTTCCATTCGTAGTCAGTCGAAGCTTCCAACAACTGACAACCGAAAACCAGCAACTAATTCTTCATCGAAGCCATATCTATCACAAAGCGGTATTTCACATCGCTTTTCAGCATACGGTCATACGCTTCGTTAATGTAGCTCATGTCAATTACTTCAACGTCAGACGTAATGTTGTGCTCTGCGCAGTAATCCAGCATTTCCTGGGTTTCTTTAATACCGCCAATAAGGCTTCCCATAATGCTGCGGCGTTTGCCAATAAGGCTGAATGCAGGTGTTGTAGATGGAGTTTCGGGCACACCAAGCACCACCATAGTACCGTTTTTACGCAATAGGTTAAGGTATGTAGCATACTCATGCTGTGCCGATATGGTATTGATAATAAAATCAAAACTATTTTGCAGGCCGGCCATTATAGCAGGGTCAGTGGTAAGTGCAAAGTTATGCGCACCCAGTTGGCGTGCATCAGCTTCTTTACTTGGGCTGGTGCTTAGCATCGTAACTTCAGCGCCAAAAGAGGCTGCAAATTTCACGGCCATGTGGCCAAGTCCGCCCAGTCCTAATACAGCAACTTTATGGCCTTTACCCACATTTAGGTGACGTAGGGGAGAGTAGGTAGTAATACCCGCGCAAAGCAGTGGTGCAACGCCCTCTAGTGGTAACTTGTCAGATACGTGCAGGGCATACTTTTCATCTACGCTAATGCTGGTAGAATAACCACCATAAGTAGGAATTGTAGTGCCACGCTCATAGCTGTTGTAGGTACCGGTCATGCCTTCTTCGCAGTATTGCTCTTCGCCCTCAATGCAGCTCTGGCAGTGGCGGCAAGAGTCTACAAAGCAGCCCACACCGGCAAGTTCGCCCACTTTAAAAGCAGTAACATCGCTACCCACAGCAATAATACGGCCCACAATTTCGTGGCCGGGAACCACAGGGTATTTTGCCGGCCCCCACTCGCTGCGCGCTGTGTGAATGTCGCTGTGGCATACACCACTATATAAAATATCGATTTGTATCTGGTGAGCCGTAAGTTCATTA contains the following coding sequences:
- a CDS encoding sensor histidine kinase — protein: MDVELLSGISNLPFILNNEFHDSISLAQNKTCSERCKEKDCLNLFDSYYNKDYICSKGYNNYLHEIGDTKVIYNGLIYNDNKDVPQGRKDVRRDYIIERKKLVEHTEKLSRIENYIEKRVNETIEKNFSMFHDFKTSMTIFFSCTQDIINKLPGNTFLEKIEGSDRSYKDLYNSLELITSQLRMVDVIINPKSIIFGSKRNINIFQLFEKITKLFNHLSTKKRDINIEVSRETWIDNSYCYESIEFIPLILLDNALKYSVPNSTIEIKFEQSGNNVRVIIKNIGPIVSDENENKIFEKFFRDPFGEEFSKEGIGMGLYIAQQILLAHDSKLNYFKDVKENKLIGLNIFTFELPLLQD
- a CDS encoding response regulator, which codes for MEELLFGTAATVGGSLINFTATKCYNHFTGSQKNFLWYENRIDLNTFNFNSEFHEQKRRTRIVVIDDENSFPIELFTNEGYNITKWDTVKDYGKLESGYFDIIVLDIKGVAQHISDDDGLGVLVELKKKNSSQIIISYSQHSYDLSKVQFFQMADDNITKPSDFLRIKSTLDNLITTQFKPSRYISALNKKLHDHHIDAKNTKNINNEIAKAIKRNSDPDWNSTLKFLNHTDHTLIQEITSLSQTILKFYKNGR
- a CDS encoding YceI family protein, encoding MKNLKTIAIAFVVALTTLTATAQTKKIDAAKSSIAWVGKKVTGSHNGTVNFKDGSLVWKGGKLTGGTFTIDMTSITATDLKAGEGKEKLEGHLKADDFFGTDKFATSTLVFTSVKEKSKNVYTVTADLTIKGKTAPVTFDLTTGKNAAATAFNVDRTKYGITFGSKNFFEGIGDKAVYDEFELTVKVVY
- a CDS encoding NAD(P)H-dependent oxidoreductase, with translation MKNYIDSLNWRYAVKKYDNTKKVSAEEIELLKDAVRLSVSSVGLQPYKIFVIESQEVKDQLIEAVGGNNKNIVTAASHIFVFANELNVGPDHVEKYTNNISIQRSLTKEEVAGFGDYIKGYLAGLTEEQKNIWTAKQAYIALSTLVNSAALLKIDTTAMEGFDPAKVNELLGLNEKGLNAAVIAAVGYRHDEDAMQHLKKVRKPKEELFITL
- a CDS encoding MarR family winged helix-turn-helix transcriptional regulator — protein: MKIEDIIKSPNMTLAKQVIMNLMYTSQLVGEQVSDVMKSYELSPEQFNVLRILRGQKGKPANMCVIQERMIAKTSNTTRLVDKLLLKGYVKREVCPDNRRKMEISITEKGLNLLSELDPIVDESEMKFAHNLNHPELEQLIYLLEKFRTIEP
- a CDS encoding TlpA disulfide reductase family protein, whose amino-acid sequence is MKKLLLAIPAALTILALTAFTLQKGQGEPKPTTVYTNGKTTVKAYEWEGLSYFLNQKNDTTYVVNFWATWCVPCVQELPQFEQLNEKYKDKKVKVILVSLDMPKMAESRLLPFIEKKKLKSKVILMRDPDQNAWLPKIDKDWSGAIPATVIYNKGKRKFYERSFTLAELETELNTFK
- a CDS encoding thioredoxin family protein, with product MKAIKFLALFLAMGALTAFTADTPVAGYKVGDTAADFSLKNVDGKQVSLKDFKSAKGFIVVFTCNHCPYAQAYEDRIIALDKKYKSLGYPVVAIQPNDPVKSKDDSFDKMQARAKEKKYGFPYLIDEGQKVFPQFGATKTPHVYILEKTAKGNVVKYIGAIDDNYEDATAVKQKYVEGAVDALLKGKEVSVKETKAIGCTIK
- a CDS encoding rhodanese-like domain-containing protein, with product MNIAQDQWWEGAQQDTDAVILDVRTPAEWNEGIIPGAINIDIYQGDAFMDALEELDKSKAYYVYCRSGARSGNACNVMSQLGFEKAYNLSGGIMGWNGPVVAPE
- a CDS encoding NAD(P)-dependent alcohol dehydrogenase, with the protein product MIKVNAYAAYDATNPLKPFEFERNELTAHQIQIDILYSGVCHSDIHTARSEWGPAKYPVVPGHEIVGRIIAVGSDVTAFKVGELAGVGCFVDSCRHCQSCIEGEEQYCEEGMTGTYNSYERGTTIPTYGGYSTSISVDEKYALHVSDKLPLEGVAPLLCAGITTYSPLRHLNVGKGHKVAVLGLGGLGHMAVKFAASFGAEVTMLSTSPSKEADARQLGAHNFALTTDPAIMAGLQNSFDFIINTISAQHEYATYLNLLRKNGTMVVLGVPETPSTTPAFSLIGKRRSIMGSLIGGIKETQEMLDYCAEHNITSDVEVIDMSYINEAYDRMLKSDVKYRFVIDMASMKN